In Rhododendron vialii isolate Sample 1 chromosome 9a, ASM3025357v1, the following are encoded in one genomic region:
- the LOC131299995 gene encoding probable E3 ubiquitin-protein ligase ARI7 isoform X1 has translation MDSEDDMHDGNDAESTDDDYNSGDTAVKYSEDDKDGDDDGHYEFENDSDDASLRQQNYIGLKEADIRQHQEDEITTVSTVLSVSRADATILLRYHRWSVSNVHEVWFADEVGVRKAVGLLESPVVRFPNAKELTCGICFESSPLDGISSAACAHPFCDECWRGYMSTSINGGPGCLMLRCPEPSCGAAIGQDMINRLVSEKDKERYARYLLRSYIEDNPKNKWCPGPGCEYAVEFVVGSENYDVSCLCSYSFCWNCAEEAHRPVDCGTVAKWIMKNSAESENTNWILAYTKPCPKCKRPIEKNHGCMHMKCALPCGFYFCWLCLGALSDHGECNRYKATNETERTKAKKSIKRYAHYYERWATNHSSRQKALASLHQMQTVNLKKLSVKQSQPESQLKFITEAWLQIVECRRVLKWTYAYGYYLPEPEHAKRQFFEYLQGDAEAGLERLHQCAETDIQAYLGPQPPPTNFNHFRTKLARLTSVTRNYFENLVRALENGLSDVDSQGASSKTATPKSGVAVGKAKRGRGKASSRAGRPSRSSDDHGSWTCDQCTYFNTRSLPTCEMCHQPRRNARGLKRARNG, from the exons ATGGATTCGGAGGACGACATGCACGATGGGAACGACGCCGAGTCGACGGACGACGACTACAACAGCGGCGACACGGCGGTGAAGTACAGCGAGGACGACAAGGATGGTGACGACGATGGGCATTACGAGTTCGAAAACGACTCAGACGATGCAAGCCTCCGCCAACAGAATTATATTGGCTTGAAAGAAGCGGATATACGCCAGCATCAAGAGGATGAAATTACAACAGTTTCAACAGTCCTTTCCGTATCGAGAGCAGATGCGACCATTCTACTCCGTTACCATCGTTGGAGTGTGAGTAACGTGCACGAGGTATGGTTTGCGGATGAAGTTGGAGTCCGTAAGGCCGTCGGCTTGTTGGAAAGTCCAGTCGTCCGATTTCCAAATGCTAAAGAACTGACTTGTGGAATTTGTTTCGAATCCTCTCCTCTTGATGGGATCAGTTCGGCTGCGTGCGCTCATCCTTTCTGTGACGAATGCTGGAGAGGTTACATGAGCACATCCATCAATGGTGGCCCTGGATGTTTGATGTTGAGATGCCCTGAGCCATCTTGCGGTGCGGCTATCGGCCAGGATATGATCAATCGGTTGGTATCCGAGAAAGATAAGGAGAGATATGCTCGATACCTTCTTCGTTCTTATATCGAAGATAATCCGAAGAACAAGTGGTGTCCTGGCCCGGGCTGTGAGTATGCTGTTGAATTTGTTGTTGGCAGTGAAAACTACGATGTTTCCTGCCTATGCTCCTATAGCTTTTGTTGGAAT TGTGCAGAAGAAGCTCATCGTCCTGTGGACTGTGGCACTGTGGCCAAGTGGATTATGAAAAACAGCGCGGAATCGGAAAACACGAATTGGATTCTAGCTTATACCAAGCCTTGTCCGAAGTGTAAGAGACCGATTGAGAAAAACCACGGTTGTATGCACATGAAATGCGCACTCCCTTGCGGGTTTTATTTCTGCTGGCTATGCCTTGGTGCATTGTCGGATCATGGTGAGTGTAACCGGTATAAGGCAACTAATGAAACTGAGAGAACGAAGGCCAAGAAGTCCATAAAGAGATACGCTCATTATTATGAACGGTGGGCTACCAATCACTCGTCGAGGCAAAAAGCCCTTGCGAGTTTACATCAAATGCAAACTGTGAATCTCAAGAAGCTTAGTGTCAAACAATCTCAACCTGAATCGCAACTCAAGTTCATCACAGAAGCCTGGCTGCAGATAGTTGAATGCCGGCGAGTGTTGAAATGGACCTATGCCTATGGATACTATCTACCTGAGCCTGAACATGCGAAGaggcaattttttgaatatttgcaAGGCGATGCCGAGGCTGGTTTAGAAAGGCTTCATCAATGCGCTGAGACGGATATACAAGCTTACCTTGGTCCTCAACCGCCTCCAACTAATTTTAATCATTTCCGCACAAAATTGGCTCGACTGACTAGTGTCACTCGGAATTACTTTGAGAACTTGGTTAGAGCATTAGAGAATGGTCTATCGGATGTGGATTCCCAGGGGGCTAGTAGCAAGACAGCAACCCCGAAAAGTGGGGTGGCTGTCGGAAAGGCTaaaagaggaagaggaaaggCTTCGTCCCGAGCAGGCAGGCCAAGCAGAAGTTCGGACGATCATGGCTCTTGGACATGCGATCAGTGCACTTATTTCAACACCAGATCTTTGCCCACATGTGAGATGTGCCACCAGCCCAGACGTAATGCAAGGGGCTTGAAGAGAGCTAGAAATGGATGA
- the LOC131299993 gene encoding uncharacterized protein LOC131299993, with product MQANEGTTSMEVEKVIPEPKPAAFPSKPTFKPLKAHEISEGKVQFRKVSVPPHRYTPLKKVWMEIYTPIYEQMKIDIRMNLKARKVELKTRQETPDISNLQKCADFVHAFMLGFDVVDAIALLRMDELYVESFEIKDVKTLRGEHLSRAIGRLSGKAGKTKFAIENSTKTRIVIADTKIHILGSFANIKIARDSLCSLILGSPAGKVYSKLRAVTARLAERF from the coding sequence ATGCAAGCCAATGAAGGCACCACTTCCATGGAGGTTGAAAAAGTTATCCCTGAACCAAAGCCTGCAGCCTTTCCATCAAAGCCAACCTTTAAGCCTTTGAAAGCGCATGAGATATCTGAAGGTAAAGTTCAATTTCGGAAGGTTTCAGTTCCACCGCATCGGTATACGCCCCTAAAGAAAGTATGGATGGAAATTTATACTCCAATATATGAGCAAATGAAGATTGACATCCGCATGAATCTCAAGGCTCGCAAggttgaattgaaaaccagacaAGAGACACCTGATATTAGTAACCTCCAAAAGTGTGCAGATTTTGTCCATGCATTCATGCTTGGGTTTGATGTGGTAGATGCTATCGCCCTTTTGCGTATGGATGAACTTTATGTTGAATCCTTTGAGATCAAGGACGTAAAAACCCTTCGAGGTGAGCACTTATCTCGTGCTATTGGTAGGCTATCCGGGAAAGCAGGGAAAACTAAGTTTGCCATTGAGAACTCTACAAAGACTCGGATTGTGATTGCAGACACCAAGATTCATATATTGGGGTCTTTTGCAAACATCAAAATTGCAAGAGATTCTCTCTGTAGCCTTATTTTAGGGTCTCCAGCTGGGAAGGTGTATTCAAAACTAAGGGCAGTTACTGCCAGATTGGCTGAAAGGTTTTGA
- the LOC131299995 gene encoding probable E3 ubiquitin-protein ligase ARI8 isoform X2 — translation MDSEDDMHDGNDAESTDDDYNSGDTAVKYSEDDKDGDDDGHYEFENDSDDASLRQQNYIGLKEADIRQHQEDEITTVSTVLSVSRADATILLRYHRWSVSNVHEVWFADEVGVRKAVGLLESPVVRFPNAKELTCGICFESSPLDGISSAACAHPFCDECWRGYMSTSINGGPGCLMLRCPEPSCGAAIGQDMINRLVSEKDKERYARYLLRSYIEDNPKNKWCPGPGCEYAVEFVVGSENYDVSCLCSYSFCWNCAEEAHRPVDCGTVAKWIMKNSAESENTNWILAYTKPCPKCKRPIEKNHGCMHMKCALPCGFYFCWLCLGALSDHGECNRYKATNETERTKAKKSIKRYAHYYERWATNHSSRQKALASLHQMQTVNLKKLSVKQSQPESQLKFITEAWLQIVECRRVLKWTYAYGYYLPEPEHAKRQFFEYLQGDAEAGLERLHQCAETDIQAYLGPQPPPTNFNHFRTKLARLTSVTRNYFENLVRALENGLSDVDSQGARRGKASSRAGRPSRSSDDHGSWTCDQCTYFNTRSLPTCEMCHQPRRNARGLKRARNG, via the exons ATGGATTCGGAGGACGACATGCACGATGGGAACGACGCCGAGTCGACGGACGACGACTACAACAGCGGCGACACGGCGGTGAAGTACAGCGAGGACGACAAGGATGGTGACGACGATGGGCATTACGAGTTCGAAAACGACTCAGACGATGCAAGCCTCCGCCAACAGAATTATATTGGCTTGAAAGAAGCGGATATACGCCAGCATCAAGAGGATGAAATTACAACAGTTTCAACAGTCCTTTCCGTATCGAGAGCAGATGCGACCATTCTACTCCGTTACCATCGTTGGAGTGTGAGTAACGTGCACGAGGTATGGTTTGCGGATGAAGTTGGAGTCCGTAAGGCCGTCGGCTTGTTGGAAAGTCCAGTCGTCCGATTTCCAAATGCTAAAGAACTGACTTGTGGAATTTGTTTCGAATCCTCTCCTCTTGATGGGATCAGTTCGGCTGCGTGCGCTCATCCTTTCTGTGACGAATGCTGGAGAGGTTACATGAGCACATCCATCAATGGTGGCCCTGGATGTTTGATGTTGAGATGCCCTGAGCCATCTTGCGGTGCGGCTATCGGCCAGGATATGATCAATCGGTTGGTATCCGAGAAAGATAAGGAGAGATATGCTCGATACCTTCTTCGTTCTTATATCGAAGATAATCCGAAGAACAAGTGGTGTCCTGGCCCGGGCTGTGAGTATGCTGTTGAATTTGTTGTTGGCAGTGAAAACTACGATGTTTCCTGCCTATGCTCCTATAGCTTTTGTTGGAAT TGTGCAGAAGAAGCTCATCGTCCTGTGGACTGTGGCACTGTGGCCAAGTGGATTATGAAAAACAGCGCGGAATCGGAAAACACGAATTGGATTCTAGCTTATACCAAGCCTTGTCCGAAGTGTAAGAGACCGATTGAGAAAAACCACGGTTGTATGCACATGAAATGCGCACTCCCTTGCGGGTTTTATTTCTGCTGGCTATGCCTTGGTGCATTGTCGGATCATGGTGAGTGTAACCGGTATAAGGCAACTAATGAAACTGAGAGAACGAAGGCCAAGAAGTCCATAAAGAGATACGCTCATTATTATGAACGGTGGGCTACCAATCACTCGTCGAGGCAAAAAGCCCTTGCGAGTTTACATCAAATGCAAACTGTGAATCTCAAGAAGCTTAGTGTCAAACAATCTCAACCTGAATCGCAACTCAAGTTCATCACAGAAGCCTGGCTGCAGATAGTTGAATGCCGGCGAGTGTTGAAATGGACCTATGCCTATGGATACTATCTACCTGAGCCTGAACATGCGAAGaggcaattttttgaatatttgcaAGGCGATGCCGAGGCTGGTTTAGAAAGGCTTCATCAATGCGCTGAGACGGATATACAAGCTTACCTTGGTCCTCAACCGCCTCCAACTAATTTTAATCATTTCCGCACAAAATTGGCTCGACTGACTAGTGTCACTCGGAATTACTTTGAGAACTTGGTTAGAGCATTAGAGAATGGTCTATCGGATGTGGATTCCCAGGGGGCTA gaagaggaaaggCTTCGTCCCGAGCAGGCAGGCCAAGCAGAAGTTCGGACGATCATGGCTCTTGGACATGCGATCAGTGCACTTATTTCAACACCAGATCTTTGCCCACATGTGAGATGTGCCACCAGCCCAGACGTAATGCAAGGGGCTTGAAGAGAGCTAGAAATGGATGA
- the LOC131299994 gene encoding uncharacterized protein LOC131299994: MGSFSSKTRSKGCGIFCQEGSDPDHEIVRFSDEHNKNPQSQLSNNEAANNENKNQKTQVFVEGYYIEAAADGEEDSNLMRTKSLTEADLDELKGCFDLGFGFSYDEIPELCNTLPALELCYSMNQRFLDDHQKLPGSPAAAGMVANWRISSPGDHPEDVKARLKYWAQAVACTVRLCN; the protein is encoded by the exons atggGGAGTTTCTCATCTAAAACAAGATCTAAGGGTTGTGGAATCTTTTGCCAAGAGGGTTCAGACCCAGATCACGAAATCGTTCGATTTTCAGATGAACACAACAAAAACCCACAATCTCAATTGTCCAACAATGAGGCGGCCAATAATGAGAATAAAAACCAGAAAACCCAAGTTTTTGTTGAAGGTTACTATATAGAGGCAGCAGCTGATGGGGAGGAGGATAGTAATCTGATGAGGACAAAGAGCTTGACTGAGGCGGATTTGGATGAGCTGAAGGGGTGTTTTGATCTTGGGTTTGGGTTCAGCTACGATGAAATCCCTGAGCTCTGCAACACCTTGCCTGCTCTTGAGCTTTGTTATTCCATGAACCAGAGATTTCTTGATGATCACCAGAAGCTGCCGGGGTCGCCGGCGGCGGCGGGAATGGTCGCCAATTGGAGGATCTCTAGTCCAG GTGACCATCCAGAAGATGTCAAAGCGAGGCTCAAATATTGGGCACAGGCAGTGGCATGCACGGTCCGATTGTGCAACTAG